A region from the Lolium perenne isolate Kyuss_39 chromosome 4, Kyuss_2.0, whole genome shotgun sequence genome encodes:
- the LOC127346547 gene encoding pentatricopeptide repeat-containing protein At5g39350-like, giving the protein MAREFFDKMPKNKDIMAWNMMINAYLNDGQMSEAHRLFDSMPAKDLLVSGIYPDITTLIGVLVIYLFERMHHRNVVTWTMMVAGLAQNGRVPMVREFLDRMMKNKDITTWNAMNNAYANDGQTSDMVR; this is encoded by the exons ATGGCGAGGGAGTTCTTCGACAAAATGCCAAAAAACAAGGATATCATGGCGTGGAATATGATGATCAACGCGTATCTCAATGATGGCCAGATGAGCGAGGCTCATAGACTGTTTGATTCGATGCCCGCGAAGGACCTG CTAGTCAGCGGTATATATCCTGACATCACTACATTGATAGGTGTTCTAGTTATATATCTGTTTGAGAGGATGCATCATAGGAATGTGGTTACTTGGACCATGATGGTTGCCGGCTTGGCACAGAATGGCCGCGTTCCGATGGTGAGGGAGTTCTTGGACAGAATGATGAAAAACAAGGACATCACAACATGGAATGCGATGAACAACGCATATGCCAACGATGGCCAGACAAGTGACATGGTGCGGTGA